AAAAACCTTGAACCTGAAGAAAGTGCTCTTCCAGCTGGTCCTAGTTCAAAAATAATAATGACAGCTAACCCTATCATAACTAAACCAATAATTTCATATAGCAAAGGATTTAAACCTGTCTGTTTCTTCTTTCTTGGTTTTGCTTTTCTTCGCCTTTTATTTCTTGACATGTTCCTCCTCCTTTCGCATCTTTATTTCTTTAAGATTGGGTATATCACTATATAGTTGATTTTCGTTCCGGGCGGACGCTTTTCCAGCTTCAGGCGCTAGCCTCTCGGGACACTTCAGACTTTCCAAAAAGGCAAAAGCGCCTTTTGTGGGAAGTCTTCCAGTGCCTGTCGAGGCTAAGCGAACGCCTTCAGCTTTCAGTATTTCCTTAGGGCTGGCGGTGAGCCAATCGCAAAACGCAGATTGCGATTTGCCGTATTTTTGCGGTTTTCTCAGAAATTACGGCATCCTGTTGGATATTCCTGGCTCATAACGCTTCGCTTTTGCTCGTAAAAGCCGTTCTTCGTCACGGCTTAGGGCAAAGATGTGCTCTCAAACGCTTCGCTTTTTGGTCGCAAAAGCCGTTCTTCGTCACGGCTTTCGCTAATCCCACCGGAGTCGCCGCCCTCCACTACAATCAACGGAGATACCCTCATTTAAAATAAGCAATTATAAATTCACTCAACATTAGTTCACTAAACAAAAAGGATTTCCCGCCGGTTAGACGGCAAGGAAACCCTTCGGCATAAGTTGTTCTCAGTCAGTTAGTATTCCATAATAATTGGAATGATCATCGGTCTTCTTTTCGTCTGTTGGTACAAGTAAGAACTTAACGTATCACGAATCTCTGTCTTTATCCCTGTCCACTCAAACGATTTTTTAGTCACATGTTTATCAACTATTTTTCGTACAAGTTTCCTCGCTTCTTCTAACAACTCTTCTGATTCACGCACATAGACAAATCCTCGAGACACAATCTCAGGACCTGCCGCAATTCGCTTCTGTTTACGATTCAGCGTGATGACAACAGTGAAAATTCCATCTTGCGACAATAGTTTTCGATCTCGTAATACAATATTCCCTACATCTCCAACACCGATGCCGTCTATTAGAACATTCCCGGCTTGAACGCGGCCACTCATCCGCATTTTATTGTTTTTATATTCTACAATATCGCCTTTATCTGCGATGAAAATACTTGTCTTTTGAATCCCTGTTTGCTGCGCGAGTTTTGAATGCGCGATCAACATACGGTACTCCCCTTGAATCGGGATGAAATATTTAGGCTGCATTAAATTTAACATTAACTTAAGATCTTCCTGGCTTCCATGGCCAGAGACATGTACTTTTCTATTTGACGTCAAAACTCTTGCGCCTTTTTTAGAAAGTTGATTCATCGTTTCATACATCGAGACTTCCATTCCTGGAGAGGGTGTAAATGTAATCAGTACTGTATCCGTGTCGTTAATCTTAATATCTTTATGATGGTTACGGACAATTTTCTCCAGTGCATCTAATGGTTCACCTTTATTGCCAGTAACGATAATGACAACTTCATCGTTTTCATACTTATCTATCTCTTGTACCGGAATCACAACATCATCTTCTATCGTTAAATACCCTAGTTTCATGCCAACTTCGAAGTAGCTTTCAAGACTTTTTCCTACAACCGCGACTTTCTTTCCTGATTCAAACGCTTTATCGAATACTTGTTGAATTCGAATAAAATTCGATGCATAGAGCGCAACAAGAATACGTCCCTTCGCTTCATGAAACGTCTTGGACAGATGTGTTTCAATGACTGATTCTGAAGTTGTGTAGCCAGGACGCTCAGCTTCTGATGAATCAGACATTAAAATAAAGACACCTTTCTCGCCTAGACTTGCCATTTTACCGATATCAGGACGATATTTGCCTTTTGCTGATTGGTCAAATTTAAACTCTCCTGTATGAACAATCGCACCTTCACTCGTATTGAATACAATTCCGAGAGAATCTGGAATGCTATGTGTTGTATTGAAAAAAGTTACATGCGTACGGTTAAAATTCATACGACTTCTGTTCGTCACTTCAAAAAATCGTATTGGATGCGGTGCAGGTTTTTCTTTCAAGTGCTCTTTTGCTAACGCCAACGTTAATTTCGAACCATAAACAGGAGCTTGTACAACTTGTAATAAATAAGCAAGTGAACCAATCGCATCCTCATGTCCATGTGTTAAAAATATTCCTTTTACACGTTCTTTATTCTCTTCAACGTATGTAAGGTCAGGTATGACAATGTCGATTCCTAGCATCTCACTTTCTGGAAACATAAGCCCCGAATCGACGATAAACATTTCATCGTCAATTTCTACGACATACATCGCTTTTCCAACTTCCCCTAC
This window of the Sporosarcina pasteurii genome carries:
- a CDS encoding ribonuclease J, which translates into the protein MTKIKNECIRIIPLGGVGEVGKAMYVVEIDDEMFIVDSGLMFPESEMLGIDIVIPDLTYVEENKERVKGIFLTHGHEDAIGSLAYLLQVVQAPVYGSKLTLALAKEHLKEKPAPHPIRFFEVTNRSRMNFNRTHVTFFNTTHSIPDSLGIVFNTSEGAIVHTGEFKFDQSAKGKYRPDIGKMASLGEKGVFILMSDSSEAERPGYTTSESVIETHLSKTFHEAKGRILVALYASNFIRIQQVFDKAFESGKKVAVVGKSLESYFEVGMKLGYLTIEDDVVIPVQEIDKYENDEVVIIVTGNKGEPLDALEKIVRNHHKDIKINDTDTVLITFTPSPGMEVSMYETMNQLSKKGARVLTSNRKVHVSGHGSQEDLKLMLNLMQPKYFIPIQGEYRMLIAHSKLAQQTGIQKTSIFIADKGDIVEYKNNKMRMSGRVQAGNVLIDGIGVGDVGNIVLRDRKLLSQDGIFTVVITLNRKQKRIAAGPEIVSRGFVYVRESEELLEEARKLVRKIVDKHVTKKSFEWTGIKTEIRDTLSSYLYQQTKRRPMIIPIIMEY